The following proteins come from a genomic window of Megalops cyprinoides isolate fMegCyp1 chromosome 6, fMegCyp1.pri, whole genome shotgun sequence:
- the snai1a gene encoding snail family zinc finger 1a, with protein MPRSFLVKKYFTSKRPNYSELEDQSDSTGLPERPPLAELPAAVNGTSLLWNLTLLPDLCIPASAIAPSTAAPLDLSSPSSSSSEEDEGRTSDPPSPEPTGRYGCPHCNKSYSSAAALSRHRLSHSRVGEKGSPAARPAFRCKHCPKEYNSLGALKMHIRSHTLPCVCTTCGKAFSRPWLLRGHIRTHTGERPFSCPHCDRAFADRSNLRAHLQTHAEVKRYHCGTCSRSFSRMSLLHKHNSAGCVPTPV; from the exons ATGCCTCGATCTTTCCTCGTAAAGAAGTATTTTACGAGCAAAAGGCCGAATTACAGCGAATTGGAAGACCAGAGTG ACTCCACAGGTCTGCCAGAGAGGCCTCCACTGGCTGAGCTGCCAGCAGCGGTCAATGGTACCAGTCTGCTGTGGAACCTGACTCTCCTGCCGGACCTCTGCATCCCAGCATCAGCGATTGCCCCGTCCACTGCGGCACCCCTGGACCTTAGCTccccctccagcagcagcagtgaggaggacGAGGGGCGCACGTCAGACCCCCCGAGCCCCGAGCCCACTGGCCGTTACGGGTGCCCCCATTGCAACAAGAGCTATAGCAGCGCTGCCGCGTTGTCCCGCCACCGGCTGTCCCACAGCAGGGTGGGGGAGAAGGGCTCCCCCGCTGCCCGTCCAGCCTTCCGCTGCAAGCACTGCCCCAAGGAGTACAACAGCCTGGGGGCCTTGAAGATGCACATCCGCTCGCACACGTTGCCCTGCGTCTGCACCACCTGTGGGAAGGCCTTCTCCAGACCCTGGCTGCTGCGTGGCCACATCCGCACACACACCG GCGAGCGGCCGTTCTCCTGCCCCCACTGCGACCGCGCCTTCGCCGATCGCTCCAACCTGCGCGCCCACCTGCAGACGCACGCAGAGGTGAAGAGGTACCACTGCGGCACCTGCTCCCGAAGCTTCAGCCGCATGTCCCTGCTGCACAAGCACAACAGCGCTGGCTGCGTCCCCACCCCTGTCTGA
- the tp53inp2 gene encoding tumor protein p53-inducible nuclear protein 2, translating to MFQRLSSLFFGEVEEASKELKTPKPSVLEVDEEGWLLISMPEGATVTESTPIDEVFVELPVTSVHSSHGDQFVIEDGVASLVSLTNSVRTSEPMPSVVPRRNNTPGRVTRGAASQVGPLAKVTQVGRVQRAQARADRRHLSRNRIQRQNIARERVPRRAGHARNTFLHQPCLRSFNH from the exons ATGTTCCAGCGACTCAGCAGTTTGTTCTTcggagaggtggaggaggcatCTAAGGAGCTGAAGACACCCAAACCTTCGGTGCTGGAGGTGGATGAGGAAGGATGGCTCCTCATCAGCATGCCTG AGGGCGCTACCGTGACCGAGTCCACCCCTATAGATGAAGTCTTTGTTGAACTCCCCGTCACATCCGTCCACAGCTCCCATGGCGACCAGTTTGTCATTGAGGATGGCGTGGCCAGTCTGGTCAGCCTGACCAACAGCGTGAG GACATCAGAGCCGATGCCGTCTGTTGTGCCCCGTCGGAACAATACGCCCGGGCGGGTTACCCGCGGGGCGGCCTCTCAGGTGGGGCCACTGGCCAAGGTGACCCAGGTGGGCCGTGTCCAGCGAGCGCAGGCCCGCGCCGACCGCCGTCACCTCAGCCGCAACCGCATCCAGCGGCAGAACATCGCCCGGGAACGAGTGCCACGCCGAGCCGGCCATGCCCGCAACACCTTTCTGCACCAGCCCTGCCTGCGCAGCTTCAACCACTGA